From Synechococcus sp. A10-1-5-1, a single genomic window includes:
- a CDS encoding DUF1997 domain-containing protein, which translates to MISSVTTPEPEVDASDLPLRRCHDTRVRCYSSHFADVMEMRAPAKTVAAYLDRHEGWFRRCAAPMEVDSLGQNGYRLTLGRFGNFGFEVEPTIGLELLPQSQGVYRICTVPPEQFQPGLRDLYDVEFNAALRLEEQNAETPHTDVRWELDLSVWIKLPAVIGLLPESLVQSSGDHLLRQIVRQISRRLTWKVQEDFHATHSLECPPRRRAQF; encoded by the coding sequence TTGATCTCATCGGTGACCACACCTGAACCTGAGGTCGACGCCAGCGACCTGCCCCTTCGGCGTTGTCACGACACGCGGGTGCGCTGTTACAGCAGCCATTTCGCTGATGTGATGGAGATGCGTGCCCCAGCCAAAACCGTGGCGGCCTACCTGGATCGCCATGAAGGTTGGTTCCGGCGCTGCGCGGCTCCGATGGAGGTCGACAGCTTGGGACAAAACGGCTACCGGCTCACCCTGGGACGCTTCGGCAACTTTGGCTTTGAAGTCGAACCGACGATTGGCTTAGAGCTCTTGCCGCAGAGCCAAGGGGTCTATCGAATTTGCACGGTGCCACCTGAACAGTTCCAGCCAGGACTGCGGGACCTCTATGACGTGGAGTTCAACGCCGCACTGCGGCTGGAAGAGCAAAACGCTGAGACACCACACACCGACGTGCGCTGGGAACTGGATCTCAGCGTCTGGATCAAGCTCCCAGCTGTGATTGGGCTTCTGCCCGAGAGCCTGGTGCAAAGCAGCGGTGATCACCTGCTGCGCCAAATCGTGCGCCAAATCTCGAGGCGCCTGACATGGAAGGTTCAAGAAGACTTCCACGCCACCCACAGCCTGGAGTGCCCGCCGAGGCGGCGGGCCCAGTTCTGA
- a CDS encoding DUF4079 domain-containing protein — protein sequence MPEALAFNLNFLHPLAMWGLLALSGYAMFLGIKAKKTRTADAEARKTLIKGQFAKRHYLYGSAVLAVMVLGTFGGMAVTYLNNGKLFVGPHLLVGIAMTCGLALAAAMSPLMQQGNLIARKLHVMMNMGVFTLFLWQAVSGMQILNKIWENRPA from the coding sequence ATGCCGGAAGCTCTCGCCTTCAATCTCAACTTCCTGCACCCGCTGGCGATGTGGGGCCTGCTTGCCCTGAGTGGCTACGCGATGTTCCTTGGCATTAAGGCCAAGAAAACCCGCACCGCCGATGCTGAAGCGCGCAAGACCCTGATCAAAGGGCAGTTCGCCAAGCGCCATTACCTCTACGGCAGTGCCGTTTTGGCCGTCATGGTGCTGGGCACCTTTGGTGGCATGGCCGTCACCTACTTGAACAACGGCAAGCTCTTCGTGGGTCCCCACCTCTTGGTCGGTATCGCCATGACCTGCGGTCTGGCTTTGGCCGCAGCCATGTCCCCGCTGATGCAGCAAGGCAACCTGATCGCCCGCAAGCTGCACGTGATGATGAACATGGGCGTTTTCACCCTGTTCCTTTGGCAAGCCGTGAGCGGCATGCAGATCCTCAACAAGATCTGGGAAAACCGCCCCGCTTGA
- the purH gene encoding bifunctional phosphoribosylaminoimidazolecarboxamide formyltransferase/IMP cyclohydrolase — MAPTALLSVSNKEGLVPLAQGLLAAGYQLISSGGTAAALAAAGVPVTKVADHTGAPEILGGRVKTLHPRIHGGILAKRSESSHQSDLADQGIAPIDVVVVNLYPFRETIARPDVSWDAAIENIDIGGPAMVRAAAKNHADVAVLTSPAQYPAFLEALAAGAISPELRRRLALEAFSHTAEYDTAISEWLSAQLEAQSAGTFSLELPARQSLRYGENPHQSATWYAQPGAGLGAGEQLQGKELSYNNILDLEAALATVREFGYGGQPAGGNAFKPAAVVVKHTNPCGVATGTGSANALERALDADRLSAFGGIVAINGPVDGATAGHLTSLFLECVVAPSFNAEARELLSAKANLRLLELAPEAIERASRQQLRSVLGGLLVQDLDDQPVDETAWQVVSKRQPSAEELADLAFCWRLVRHVRSNAITVARGGQSLGIGAGQMNRVGSAKIALETAGEKARGAVLASDGFFPFDDTVRLAAQYGITAVIQPGGSVRDADSIAACDALGLVMVVTGRRHFLH; from the coding sequence ATGGCGCCCACGGCCCTGCTCAGCGTGTCCAACAAGGAAGGGCTGGTGCCCTTGGCCCAGGGGCTGTTGGCAGCCGGCTATCAATTGATCTCGAGCGGTGGCACCGCTGCGGCCTTGGCCGCAGCGGGGGTCCCGGTGACGAAGGTCGCGGATCACACTGGCGCACCCGAAATCCTCGGGGGCCGCGTCAAAACCCTGCACCCCCGGATTCACGGCGGCATCCTGGCGAAGCGCTCCGAGTCGTCGCATCAGAGTGATCTCGCTGACCAGGGCATCGCCCCAATCGACGTAGTCGTGGTCAACCTTTATCCCTTCCGCGAGACGATTGCTCGGCCTGACGTCAGCTGGGACGCGGCCATTGAGAACATCGACATTGGCGGCCCAGCGATGGTGCGTGCGGCCGCCAAGAACCATGCCGATGTGGCCGTTTTGACCAGCCCGGCGCAATACCCCGCTTTTCTGGAGGCATTGGCTGCTGGCGCGATCAGTCCTGAGTTACGACGTCGACTGGCCTTGGAGGCGTTCAGCCATACCGCCGAGTACGACACGGCCATTAGCGAGTGGCTGAGTGCCCAGCTTGAGGCTCAGAGTGCTGGCACGTTCAGCCTTGAACTCCCCGCGCGTCAAAGCTTGCGCTACGGCGAGAACCCCCACCAAAGCGCCACCTGGTATGCCCAGCCTGGGGCGGGACTGGGTGCGGGCGAGCAGCTTCAGGGCAAGGAGCTCAGCTACAACAACATCCTTGATCTCGAGGCCGCCCTCGCCACGGTGCGCGAGTTCGGCTACGGCGGCCAGCCCGCTGGCGGCAACGCCTTCAAGCCGGCGGCGGTGGTCGTGAAGCACACCAACCCCTGTGGCGTGGCGACTGGCACGGGTAGTGCCAATGCGCTTGAGCGGGCACTCGATGCTGACCGCCTCTCGGCGTTTGGCGGCATCGTGGCAATCAATGGCCCCGTCGATGGGGCGACCGCCGGGCATTTGACCAGCCTTTTCCTGGAGTGTGTGGTCGCGCCCTCGTTCAACGCCGAAGCTCGCGAGCTGCTGTCGGCGAAGGCCAATCTGCGCTTGTTAGAGCTGGCTCCAGAGGCGATTGAGCGCGCCAGTCGTCAACAGCTCCGCAGTGTCCTCGGCGGTCTTCTGGTTCAGGACCTGGACGATCAGCCCGTTGATGAAACCGCTTGGCAGGTGGTGAGCAAGCGTCAGCCCAGCGCGGAGGAGCTTGCGGATTTGGCCTTCTGCTGGCGCTTGGTGCGCCATGTGCGCTCCAACGCCATCACCGTGGCCCGCGGCGGACAAAGCCTCGGGATCGGTGCTGGTCAGATGAACCGTGTTGGCTCGGCCAAGATCGCCCTCGAGACCGCTGGTGAGAAGGCCCGTGGTGCCGTCTTGGCGAGTGATGGCTTCTTCCCCTTTGACGACACCGTTCGTTTGGCGGCGCAGTACGGGATCACCGCTGTGATCCAGCCCGGCGGCAGCGTCCGTGATGCCGACTCCATCGCCGCTTGCGATGCGTTGGGCCTCGTGATGGTGGTGACAGGCCGCCGCCATTTCCTGCACTGA
- a CDS encoding alpha/beta hydrolase — MTSRPDQLQLGPEPAQQRLVLLHGWGADADDLLDLGELLVSPQTSVVALRAPEPHPYGTGRQWYGLQPIDWDALPAARSSLQARLLALGESVPLERTVLLGFSQGAAMALDVGTTLPLAGIAACSGYPHQGWEPPSCCPPVLLTHGRQDPVVPFLASEELQQQLQASGQTARLLPFEGGHGIDESVLPELKGFIAEQIEQGPIQP; from the coding sequence ATGACTAGCCGTCCCGACCAGCTCCAGCTGGGGCCAGAGCCAGCGCAACAACGCCTCGTTCTGCTGCATGGCTGGGGCGCTGATGCCGATGACCTCTTGGATCTCGGGGAACTGCTCGTCAGCCCCCAGACCAGTGTTGTCGCCCTGCGCGCCCCCGAACCCCATCCCTACGGAACAGGTCGGCAGTGGTATGGCCTGCAGCCAATCGACTGGGACGCCCTACCTGCGGCACGCTCCAGCCTCCAAGCTCGGCTCCTCGCCCTTGGAGAGAGCGTGCCACTGGAGCGAACCGTGCTGCTGGGGTTCTCTCAAGGTGCAGCCATGGCGCTCGATGTCGGCACAACACTGCCCTTGGCGGGCATCGCTGCCTGCAGCGGCTACCCCCACCAGGGCTGGGAGCCGCCCTCGTGCTGTCCTCCGGTGCTCCTGACCCACGGCCGCCAGGACCCCGTGGTCCCCTTCCTGGCCAGTGAAGAGCTGCAGCAGCAACTCCAGGCCAGCGGTCAGACGGCGCGACTCCTTCCGTTTGAGGGCGGCCATGGCATTGATGAATCGGTTCTACCTGAGCTCAAAGGCTTTATTGCAGAGCAGATCGAGCAAGGGCCAATTCAGCCATAG
- a CDS encoding DUF3155 domain-containing protein: MSKKRKRVSRRRLAGQRVLAHVGVHNIETGEYKPVTAARRYIAESGIVPPALVNVRRNEHTTDRFFWGEKGLFSAQYAEENHFLFPSLREIVDRIGEDNLFAGLEALAADDWEEMEEYEYAFV, translated from the coding sequence ATGTCCAAAAAGCGTAAGCGCGTCAGCCGCCGCCGGCTCGCCGGTCAGCGAGTTCTGGCCCATGTCGGCGTTCACAACATCGAAACCGGTGAGTACAAGCCTGTGACGGCTGCTCGCCGCTACATCGCCGAGTCAGGAATTGTTCCTCCCGCTCTGGTGAATGTCCGTCGTAACGAGCACACCACCGACCGCTTCTTCTGGGGCGAAAAGGGTCTGTTCAGTGCTCAATACGCCGAGGAGAACCACTTCCTGTTCCCCTCCCTGCGTGAAATCGTCGATCGCATCGGTGAGGACAACCTCTTCGCCGGTCTGGAGGCTCTTGCTGCCGACGACTGGGAGGAGATGGAAGAGTACGAATACGCCTTCGTCTGA
- a CDS encoding sensor histidine kinase KdpD, whose product MQVSKRFLALLKQQLAQFADRPDLRTLVVYVALPSASGEPSLLSIGEWPQQALVLESGVSESSPGEGSTRRWLALRDGPLLLGALRIDTDCWPWPRPLSDRLEATALCLTEALKLDLDQQRLGRQLALRDDQLKLLVHQVRNPLAALRTFGQLLRRRLDGDSANQALVDNLLSEQHQINRYLDAIDQLSQTPLLPPAEGGLQPLLLPPAFSSDALRSLNQVLEPLMERAAGTASLQGRRWVPPGELPTQPCNAAAVSEIVANLLENAFRYSRPGGRVGLLCQEQGDQLVLAVWDEGPEIPDAERKQIFQKGTRGSTGSAVAGSGLGLALGRDLAERIGGALELLIPPSCLDPALPNTGNAFQLSLPKTPPQPTPTASN is encoded by the coding sequence ATGCAAGTCTCCAAGCGGTTTCTCGCGCTGCTGAAGCAACAACTTGCCCAATTCGCAGATCGTCCCGATTTGCGAACTTTGGTGGTGTACGTCGCTCTCCCAAGCGCCAGTGGGGAGCCCTCGCTCCTCTCGATCGGCGAATGGCCCCAGCAGGCTCTGGTCCTCGAGAGCGGTGTCAGCGAGTCATCACCGGGAGAGGGCAGCACCCGCCGCTGGCTCGCCCTGCGGGACGGCCCGCTGCTGCTGGGCGCCCTGCGGATCGACACGGACTGCTGGCCCTGGCCGAGGCCCCTGAGTGATCGACTCGAAGCGACGGCGCTCTGCCTCACTGAAGCGCTCAAACTCGACTTAGACCAGCAACGGCTCGGCAGGCAACTGGCCCTGCGGGATGACCAGCTCAAGCTGCTGGTCCACCAGGTGCGCAATCCCCTGGCGGCCCTGCGCACCTTTGGCCAACTGCTGAGGCGCCGCCTTGATGGCGATAGCGCCAACCAGGCCTTGGTGGACAACCTGCTGAGCGAGCAGCACCAGATCAATCGCTATCTGGATGCGATTGATCAACTCAGCCAAACACCGCTGCTCCCCCCTGCCGAAGGCGGACTGCAACCCCTCCTCTTGCCGCCAGCCTTCAGCAGTGACGCCCTGCGCTCGCTCAACCAAGTGCTGGAGCCCTTAATGGAGCGGGCTGCTGGAACCGCCAGCCTGCAGGGCCGGCGTTGGGTCCCGCCGGGGGAGCTTCCCACCCAGCCATGCAATGCCGCGGCCGTCTCAGAAATTGTGGCCAACCTGCTCGAGAACGCCTTCCGCTACAGCCGCCCAGGCGGCCGCGTCGGCCTCTTGTGCCAAGAGCAAGGCGATCAACTGGTGCTGGCCGTTTGGGACGAAGGCCCAGAAATCCCAGACGCCGAACGGAAGCAGATCTTCCAGAAGGGGACGCGGGGTAGTACCGGCAGTGCTGTCGCTGGAAGTGGTCTCGGACTGGCGCTGGGTCGAGACCTCGCGGAGCGCATTGGTGGTGCCCTGGAGTTGCTGATCCCGCCTTCCTGCCTCGATCCAGCGCTACCGAATACAGGCAACGCCTTTCAGCTCAGCCTGCCCAAGACGCCACCGCAGCCAACACCAACAGCGTCCAACTAA
- a CDS encoding adenosylcobinamide-GDP ribazoletransferase encodes MLAARMLRDWAGAWIFYSVLPLPPGVTPRFERIARFAPWVGLAIGLLEAGLWQLLMPAGLLVQIPLVLVLGISLSGGLHLDGLMDTADGLAAPAERRLEAMDDSRVGASGVQALLVALLLRIAALAWLGSTAPVALVWASIWARVSPLFAMEAFPYLRQREGTAAFHLRHWQGLLAELVPSLLLVFALSGLLLALGLSQWALLGWLGVLPALVIPWSLGRRLGGHSGDSYGACVEWSLSWTLLVLAAVASWAG; translated from the coding sequence TTGCTGGCCGCCCGCATGCTCAGGGATTGGGCTGGAGCTTGGATCTTTTACAGCGTCTTGCCGCTGCCGCCGGGGGTGACCCCGCGCTTTGAGCGCATCGCGCGCTTCGCTCCCTGGGTGGGCCTGGCCATTGGCCTGTTGGAAGCCGGGCTCTGGCAGTTGTTGATGCCTGCAGGTCTGCTGGTGCAGATCCCCCTGGTGTTGGTCTTGGGCATCAGCTTGAGCGGTGGCCTGCATCTCGATGGGCTCATGGATACGGCCGATGGCTTGGCCGCTCCCGCTGAGCGCCGGCTGGAGGCGATGGATGACAGCCGGGTTGGAGCTAGTGGGGTCCAGGCCCTTCTGGTGGCCCTGTTGCTCCGGATTGCGGCGTTGGCCTGGCTCGGCTCGACAGCGCCCGTCGCCTTGGTCTGGGCCTCGATCTGGGCCCGGGTTTCACCGCTCTTCGCCATGGAGGCCTTCCCTTATCTGCGCCAGCGCGAGGGCACGGCCGCCTTTCACCTGCGCCATTGGCAGGGATTGCTGGCGGAGTTGGTGCCCTCCCTGCTGCTGGTTTTTGCCCTGAGTGGGCTGCTGTTGGCTCTCGGTCTCAGTCAATGGGCGCTCCTGGGCTGGCTCGGAGTGCTTCCAGCACTGGTGATTCCCTGGTCCTTGGGACGGCGCCTGGGCGGCCACAGCGGCGATAGCTATGGCGCCTGCGTGGAGTGGAGCCTTAGTTGGACGCTGTTGGTGTTGGCTGCGGTGGCGTCTTGGGCAGGCTGA
- the tgt gene encoding tRNA guanosine(34) transglycosylase Tgt codes for MSFHFEITARCTRTGARCGCFHTPHGVVTTPRFMPVGTLATVKGVTPAQLKDTGAEMVLSNTFHLHLQPGEQIVADGGGLHRFMAWDGPMLTDSGGFQVFSLGDINTINDRGVVFRSPRDGARIDLTPERSMAIQMALGADVAMAFDQCPPYPATEAEVELACRRTHAWLERCISSHTKSDQALFGIVQGGCFPRLREESARVVSSMGLPGIAVGGVSVGEPAEEMHRIVRQVGPQLPDDKPHYLMGVGTLPEMAIAVANGFDLFDCVLPTRLGRHGAALVGGERWNLKNARFRHDHSPLDPSCSCPACTVHTRAYLHHLIKTDELLGKILLSLHNITQLVRFSTAMGRAIRDGCFSEDFAPWEPNSPAAHTW; via the coding sequence ATGAGCTTCCACTTCGAGATCACGGCCCGCTGCACGCGCACCGGAGCCCGCTGCGGCTGCTTTCACACCCCCCACGGCGTCGTGACCACGCCGCGCTTCATGCCCGTGGGGACGCTGGCGACGGTGAAGGGGGTCACCCCAGCGCAACTCAAGGACACAGGCGCGGAGATGGTGCTCTCCAACACCTTCCACCTGCATCTGCAGCCCGGTGAGCAGATCGTCGCCGATGGCGGTGGATTGCATCGCTTCATGGCCTGGGACGGGCCGATGCTCACGGACTCCGGCGGCTTTCAGGTCTTCAGCCTGGGAGACATCAACACCATCAACGACCGCGGCGTGGTCTTTCGCTCCCCCCGCGATGGAGCCCGCATCGATCTCACCCCTGAGCGCTCCATGGCCATTCAGATGGCCCTTGGTGCGGATGTGGCGATGGCCTTTGACCAGTGCCCGCCCTACCCAGCCACAGAAGCTGAGGTGGAGCTCGCCTGCCGGCGCACCCATGCCTGGCTCGAGCGTTGCATCAGCAGTCACACCAAAAGCGATCAAGCCCTCTTCGGCATCGTCCAGGGGGGCTGCTTTCCTCGCCTGCGGGAGGAATCGGCACGCGTGGTCAGTTCGATGGGCCTGCCTGGCATCGCCGTCGGTGGTGTGAGCGTGGGCGAACCCGCCGAGGAGATGCACCGGATCGTGCGGCAAGTCGGCCCCCAACTCCCAGACGACAAGCCGCACTACCTCATGGGTGTGGGCACCCTTCCGGAGATGGCGATCGCGGTGGCCAATGGCTTCGATCTTTTTGATTGCGTCCTGCCTACCCGCCTGGGACGCCATGGAGCGGCCCTGGTCGGCGGAGAACGCTGGAACCTGAAAAACGCCCGCTTCCGCCATGACCACAGCCCGCTCGATCCCAGCTGCAGCTGCCCGGCCTGCACGGTCCACACCCGTGCCTACCTGCATCACCTAATCAAAACGGACGAATTGCTCGGAAAGATCCTGTTGAGCCTCCACAACATCACCCAACTGGTGCGCTTCAGCACCGCCATGGGACGCGCCATTCGGGATGGCTGTTTTTCAGAGGATTTCGCTCCGTGGGAACCAAACTCTCCAGCCGCCCACACGTGGTAG
- a CDS encoding photosystem II reaction center protein K: MAAYALQTLAQLPEAYQAFGPLVDILPIIPLFFLLLAFVWQASVGFR, encoded by the coding sequence ATGGCCGCCTACGCCCTGCAGACCTTGGCCCAGCTGCCCGAGGCCTACCAAGCCTTCGGTCCTCTGGTGGACATCCTGCCCATCATTCCTCTGTTTTTCCTGCTGCTGGCTTTTGTCTGGCAAGCCTCCGTCGGCTTCCGCTGA
- a CDS encoding WecB/TagA/CpsF family glycosyltransferase, with product MATPASPTAFDQPVWEVTQVLGVQVAVATDVLDAALALKQQGGGQIVTLNAEMTMAALADPALGEAIAAADLVIPDGAGVVWALKRKGYRVRRSPGIELARQLLVEAAARSWRVALVGATPEVMALVSARLKKEIPGLNLQFSIHGYQSPEQWPGIEQQLLDARPDLVLVALGVPRQETWIQRMHLHQPGLWMGVGGSFDVWSGAKQRAPQWMCRLQIEWLYRLVQEPSRWQRMLALPEFAWAVLRRG from the coding sequence ATGGCGACTCCCGCCAGCCCCACAGCGTTCGATCAGCCCGTCTGGGAGGTCACCCAGGTCTTGGGTGTGCAGGTGGCCGTGGCCACTGATGTGCTCGATGCAGCCTTGGCTTTGAAGCAGCAGGGCGGCGGTCAGATCGTCACTTTGAACGCGGAGATGACGATGGCGGCCCTTGCCGATCCCGCCCTCGGCGAGGCCATTGCGGCTGCGGATCTGGTGATTCCTGATGGCGCTGGTGTGGTCTGGGCCCTGAAGCGCAAGGGCTACCGGGTGCGGCGCAGCCCTGGCATTGAGCTCGCCCGTCAGCTGTTGGTCGAGGCGGCTGCTCGCAGCTGGCGGGTGGCTCTGGTGGGAGCCACCCCCGAGGTGATGGCGCTGGTCTCGGCCCGGCTGAAGAAGGAAATCCCCGGCTTAAACCTGCAATTCAGCATCCACGGCTATCAAAGCCCGGAGCAATGGCCCGGTATCGAGCAGCAACTGCTGGATGCTCGCCCGGATCTGGTGCTGGTCGCCTTGGGGGTGCCGCGCCAGGAAACCTGGATTCAGCGGATGCATCTCCATCAGCCCGGCCTCTGGATGGGTGTCGGCGGCAGCTTTGACGTCTGGTCGGGTGCCAAGCAGCGCGCGCCGCAGTGGATGTGCCGGCTCCAGATCGAATGGCTCTATCGCCTGGTTCAAGAGCCCAGCCGTTGGCAGCGGATGTTGGCCCTGCCGGAATTTGCCTGGGCGGTTCTGCGCCGGGGCTGA